From Xylanibacter oryzae DSM 17970, a single genomic window includes:
- a CDS encoding HAD family hydrolase, whose translation MIIGSKIKNIVFDLGGVIMTIDQQQAIKRFAEIGLTEVEKHLDPYTQKGIFGDLEEGKISADEFRIELGNIIGKELTFKECEHAWCGYCKELPQRNLDVLVKLKEKGYNLILLSNTNPFIMHWGLSENFDGVGHSLNYYFDALYLSYKNKMMKPDEKFFYKMLITEKIQPHETLFVDDGPRNVAVASKFGINTFCPKNGIDWTEDIYNYLT comes from the coding sequence ATGATTATTGGTAGTAAAATTAAAAATATAGTTTTTGATCTTGGTGGTGTTATTATGACTATAGATCAGCAACAGGCTATTAAAAGATTTGCCGAAATAGGACTAACTGAAGTTGAAAAGCATCTTGATCCATATACGCAAAAAGGCATTTTTGGAGATTTGGAAGAAGGAAAAATTAGTGCAGATGAATTCCGTATAGAACTAGGTAATATTATTGGTAAAGAACTTACATTTAAGGAGTGTGAACATGCATGGTGCGGATATTGTAAAGAGCTTCCGCAGAGGAACTTAGATGTTTTAGTTAAATTAAAAGAAAAGGGATATAATTTAATATTGCTTTCTAATACAAATCCTTTTATTATGCATTGGGGATTAAGTGAAAACTTTGATGGAGTAGGGCATTCTTTAAATTATTATTTTGATGCTTTATATCTTAGTTATAAAAATAAAATGATGAAACCAGACGAGAAATTTTTCTATAAGATGCTCATTACAGAAAAAATTCAACCTCATGAGACACTATTTGTTGACGATGGACCACGCAATGTTGCAGTTGCAAGTAAATTCGGAATAAATACCTTCTGTCCTAAGAATGGTATTGATTGGACAGAAGATATATATAATTATTTAACTTAA
- a CDS encoding YhcH/YjgK/YiaL family protein, whose protein sequence is MVIDTLENLSKYVSLNPMFEKVVDFIKNNELANMENGKYSIDGDKLFVNITTAKGKDPYEAVLETHIKMIDIQIPLDTPETYGYTPLTNLPESEYNSDKDIAKYEGPAESFVTCNPGMFAIFFPQDGHAPCISTVPEIHKAIFKVCVK, encoded by the coding sequence ATGGTAATCGACACATTAGAAAATTTAAGTAAATATGTTTCACTCAATCCAATGTTCGAGAAAGTTGTAGATTTCATAAAGAACAACGAACTAGCGAATATGGAAAATGGTAAATATTCTATAGACGGGGATAAGTTATTTGTCAATATTACAACAGCCAAAGGTAAAGATCCATATGAGGCTGTTTTGGAAACACATATAAAAATGATAGATATCCAAATACCTCTAGATACGCCTGAGACATATGGATATACACCTTTAACTAATTTACCTGAATCAGAATATAACTCAGACAAAGATATTGCAAAATACGAAGGACCTGCAGAAAGTTTTGTTACATGTAATCCAGGCATGTTCGCTATATTTTTTCCACAAGACGGTCATGCCCCATGTATATCGACAGTACCTGAAATACATAAAGCTATATTCAAG
- the kdsB gene encoding 3-deoxy-manno-octulosonate cytidylyltransferase: protein MKFIGIIPARYASTRFPGKPLALLAGKPVIQRVYEQVKSVLDDVYVATDDRRIYDAVKSFGGNVVMTSAHHKSGTDRIEEAVKNIGGDFDVVINIQGDEPFIQSSQIKTVCECFNDSETQIATLGKPFTQDMGMEAIENPNSPKIVIDNRNYAMYFSRSIIPFIRGKEKTQWLESYPFVKHIGLYAYRRHVLSEITSLPQSSLEKAENLEQLRWLQNGYRIKVGLTEIETIGIDTPEDLKKAEAFLS from the coding sequence ATGAAATTTATAGGAATTATACCAGCTAGATATGCTTCTACACGTTTTCCAGGAAAACCACTAGCCTTATTAGCAGGCAAGCCTGTTATACAGAGAGTTTATGAACAAGTTAAATCCGTATTGGATGATGTCTATGTAGCCACGGATGATCGTAGAATTTATGATGCTGTAAAATCTTTTGGAGGAAATGTTGTTATGACCTCAGCACATCATAAAAGTGGTACCGACCGCATTGAGGAAGCCGTAAAAAATATAGGCGGAGATTTCGATGTAGTAATCAATATTCAAGGGGACGAACCTTTTATACAGTCTTCACAAATAAAGACTGTCTGTGAATGTTTTAATGATAGCGAAACACAAATAGCAACTCTTGGTAAACCATTTACACAAGATATGGGCATGGAGGCTATTGAAAATCCCAATTCACCAAAGATAGTAATAGACAACAGAAATTACGCAATGTACTTTAGTAGAAGTATAATACCGTTTATACGTGGAAAAGAAAAGACTCAATGGTTAGAATCGTATCCATTTGTTAAGCATATAGGTTTATATGCTTATAGGCGGCATGTTCTTTCTGAAATAACTAGCCTTCCGCAATCTAGCCTTGAAAAGGCTGAAAATTTGGAGCAATTACGATGGTTGCAAAATGGATACCGAATCAAAGTAGGCCTTACTGAGATAGAAACAATAGGGATAGATACCCCTGAAGATCTCAAAAAGGCAGAAGCCTTCTTAAGTTAA
- a CDS encoding phosphatidylinositol-4-phosphate 5-kinase: MNLNHKILAILIALFPITVFAQKITLGSCTTKDSGEYKGEMLGGKPNGKGSTIYKNGDTFEGEYVKGRRQGYGIYSFSDGEKYEGQWFQDQQHGRGTYYFMNNNKYVGLWFRDYQQGHGIMFYYNGDKYEGSWFQDHRNGKGRYTFASGAYYEGDWKDDKKSGRGFYDWGDGSTYDGMWSNNQRSGRGTFHYADGDVYIGLWSNDIQNGKGIYKFQNGDVYEGDYVQGERTGEGIFRYGNGDRYTGHFLEGNKDGEGTLVWKNGNTYTGEWKGDKPNGHGKLTMKNGDVFEGDFLNGKIDGEGIAHYVDGCKFKGTFKNGKKNGNAIEEDKDGTRFEGSYTNDIRDGKFIEKDRNGNITAKGTYINGRKKIDQ, translated from the coding sequence ATGAATTTAAATCATAAGATACTAGCTATTTTAATTGCACTTTTTCCTATTACTGTGTTTGCACAGAAGATAACTCTGGGTTCTTGTACTACAAAAGATAGTGGAGAATACAAGGGAGAAATGTTAGGAGGCAAACCAAATGGTAAAGGTTCCACCATCTATAAAAACGGTGATACTTTCGAGGGCGAATATGTAAAAGGAAGGCGTCAAGGTTATGGTATATATTCTTTTTCTGATGGTGAAAAGTATGAGGGACAGTGGTTCCAGGATCAACAGCACGGAAGAGGTACATATTATTTCATGAACAATAATAAATATGTAGGACTATGGTTTCGTGATTATCAGCAAGGCCATGGAATTATGTTTTATTATAATGGAGATAAGTACGAGGGCAGTTGGTTCCAAGATCATCGTAACGGCAAAGGACGTTATACATTTGCTAGTGGTGCATACTATGAAGGCGATTGGAAAGATGATAAGAAAAGTGGTAGGGGATTTTATGATTGGGGTGATGGTTCAACATATGATGGAATGTGGTCTAATAACCAACGTTCTGGTAGAGGGACATTTCATTATGCAGATGGAGATGTCTATATAGGTTTATGGAGCAACGATATACAGAATGGTAAAGGAATTTATAAATTCCAAAATGGAGATGTCTATGAAGGAGACTATGTGCAGGGAGAAAGAACTGGTGAAGGGATCTTTAGATATGGGAATGGAGATCGTTATACAGGACATTTCTTGGAAGGAAACAAAGACGGAGAAGGAACATTGGTCTGGAAAAACGGGAACACCTATACTGGCGAATGGAAAGGGGATAAACCTAATGGTCATGGTAAATTGACCATGAAAAACGGAGATGTCTTTGAAGGTGATTTCTTAAATGGTAAAATTGACGGTGAAGGTATAGCTCATTATGTAGATGGCTGCAAATTTAAAGGCACGTTCAAGAACGGCAAGAAAAATGGAAACGCTATCGAAGAAGATAAAGATGGAACTCGTTTTGAGGGGTCATATACGAATGATATACGTGATGGTAAGTTCATTGAAAAAGATAGAAATGGAAATATTACGGCTAAAGGAACTTATATTAATGGAAGAAAAAAAATAGATCAATAA